From a single Paenibacillus sp. FSL W8-0426 genomic region:
- a CDS encoding AraC family transcriptional regulator: MNRPYRADFHDPTGLLAIEYDRRIGYFSMHADHLHDHYELYYLLSGERIYFIKDRSYRVMAGDLVLVDRNVVHKTLDSGRPDHDRVVLYLKPELFAGMGVPADLAAGLMQLFRGSPPVLRFPSRIHAQVERLAVEIVDEMVDPQPGSELLLRHRAVELLLCAWRNRHLAVADAEDAEPVLHPKTQAVVHYLNENFRESQSLTEVADMFRISPHYLSRLFRHTTGFSFSDYLNLLRIKEAQRLLRETDDPITDIALRSGFGNFSHFGKMFKRMVNASPRQYRQQHTKQDRRQP; encoded by the coding sequence GTGAACAGACCATATCGCGCGGACTTTCATGATCCGACCGGGCTGCTCGCAATCGAATATGATCGGCGCATCGGTTATTTTTCGATGCATGCGGACCATCTGCACGATCATTATGAGCTGTATTACCTGTTGTCGGGCGAGCGCATTTACTTTATCAAAGATCGATCCTACCGGGTTATGGCAGGGGACCTGGTTCTGGTAGACCGCAACGTGGTCCACAAAACGCTGGATAGCGGCAGGCCGGATCATGATCGGGTGGTCCTGTACCTGAAGCCGGAGCTGTTCGCAGGCATGGGCGTACCCGCAGATTTGGCCGCTGGTTTGATGCAGCTGTTTCGCGGCAGTCCGCCCGTGCTGCGGTTTCCTTCACGCATCCATGCTCAGGTGGAACGATTGGCTGTGGAGATCGTGGACGAGATGGTGGACCCGCAGCCGGGCAGCGAGCTGCTGCTCCGCCACAGGGCGGTGGAATTGCTGCTCTGTGCCTGGCGCAACCGGCACCTGGCCGTAGCGGATGCCGAAGATGCAGAGCCGGTCCTTCATCCCAAAACGCAGGCCGTCGTGCATTATTTGAACGAAAACTTTCGCGAATCGCAGTCCCTGACGGAAGTGGCGGACATGTTCCGTATAAGCCCGCACTATTTGAGCCGATTATTTCGGCATACAACCGGATTTTCGTTCAGCGATTATCTGAACTTGCTGAGAATCAAGGAAGCGCAGCGTTTGCTGCGGGAAACGGACGATCCCATTACGGACATCGCTTTGCGATCCGGGTTCGGGAACTTTTCCCATTTCGGCAAAATGTTCAAACGGATGGTGAATGCATCGCCAAGGCAGTACCGCCAGCAGCATACAAAGCAGGATCGAAGGCAGCCATAA
- a CDS encoding Gfo/Idh/MocA family oxidoreductase, with protein MSDKKRYALVGTGGRAEFFYGSLARDFRETSELVAFCDINQTRMNYANQMLRDKYKYNEVPTYRADQFDEMIASEKPDFVIVTSIDRTHHKYIIRAMELGCDVITEKPMTIDEQKCQDILDATKRTGRNVRVTFNYRYAPHHTKVRELVMNDAIGRVTSVHFEWLLNTRHGADYFRRWHRNKRNSGGLLVHKSTHHFDLVNFWIGSQPQTVFAFGDLMFYGRENAEERGVTQFYTRATGSPLAEGDPFALHLDSDAHLKAMYLDAEAEDGYQRDQSVFGDGINIEDTMGVLVQYQNKAILTYSLVAYQPWEGYRIAINGTKGRIEMSIVEQSYVNSLGDKNLEGALIGKTLRVLPMFGAPYEVEVEEREGGHGGGDPVLLNDLFGHPEEDPFNRAANHIDGAQSILTGIAANRAIATGQPVQIGSLVRF; from the coding sequence ATGAGTGACAAAAAACGCTATGCATTGGTCGGTACCGGAGGTCGTGCCGAATTCTTCTACGGATCGCTGGCCCGCGATTTCCGCGAAACATCGGAGCTGGTCGCATTTTGCGATATCAACCAAACCCGGATGAACTATGCCAATCAAATGCTGCGCGACAAATACAAATATAACGAAGTGCCTACATACCGTGCCGATCAATTCGATGAAATGATCGCCAGCGAGAAACCCGACTTCGTGATCGTGACAAGCATTGACCGCACGCACCACAAATACATCATTCGCGCCATGGAACTTGGATGCGACGTCATCACCGAAAAACCGATGACCATCGATGAGCAAAAATGTCAGGACATTCTCGACGCTACCAAACGGACCGGGCGGAACGTGCGCGTGACCTTTAACTACCGTTATGCTCCCCATCACACCAAAGTAAGGGAGCTTGTCATGAACGATGCCATCGGACGCGTCACGTCCGTGCATTTCGAATGGCTGCTGAACACTCGCCATGGCGCGGACTATTTCCGCCGCTGGCACCGCAATAAACGGAATAGTGGCGGTCTGCTCGTGCACAAATCGACGCACCATTTTGACCTTGTTAACTTCTGGATCGGTTCCCAGCCTCAAACGGTATTTGCATTCGGGGATTTGATGTTCTATGGCCGCGAAAATGCCGAGGAGCGCGGGGTAACCCAATTTTATACGCGTGCAACGGGCAGTCCGCTTGCCGAAGGCGATCCGTTCGCCCTGCATCTGGATTCGGATGCCCATCTGAAAGCGATGTATCTGGACGCCGAAGCAGAGGACGGCTATCAACGCGACCAGAGCGTATTCGGCGACGGCATCAACATTGAGGACACGATGGGCGTCCTGGTTCAATACCAGAACAAGGCTATCTTGACTTATTCCCTTGTCGCTTACCAACCTTGGGAGGGATACCGCATCGCCATCAACGGCACGAAAGGACGCATCGAAATGTCGATCGTCGAACAATCGTACGTCAATTCGCTCGGCGACAAAAACCTGGAAGGAGCGCTGATCGGCAAAACGCTGCGCGTACTGCCCATGTTCGGCGCACCTTACGAAGTGGAGGTCGAAGAACGCGAAGGCGGCCACGGCGGGGGCGATCCGGTCCTGCTGAACGACCTGTTCGGCCATCCGGAAGAAGATCCGTTCAACCGCGCGGCGAACCATATCGATGGCGCACAATCCATCTTGACCGGGATTGCAGCCAATCGGGCCATCGCCACGGGCCAGCCCGTACAGATCGGCAGCCTCGTTCGTTTCTGA
- a CDS encoding class I SAM-dependent methyltransferase, which produces MLKALKAIQTWKSGDLSVAGQSPSWLQLLLAAERPNINLERVRAIAELETNNPVLDYVERTLQVLDGLHVSFWVREIVEEVLAWSETAKAGTLQQRRMWLSEGINLFVHNIGSAQLYVRYAAAPNAGSAVLRENEDGGTYAGVPGDSSILGTSGSSAQHEQGDDVPALSPRQEMVRTLIATHGLIGQYIRGEIPFAENLPVRRLFAAGWVDKDELRTLLLALNECVIAGVDPQLWQDVQSEVRRIVGWIIEEPERHEWTLKERLSRLRSASVKQGEPLDEAYARLEKSLDVEAELAPLADRTLWYVEAALQHFSFNEMVQIFRLALRDLEMHKPDGGRTAGCVRHISFEPLMNTMYYDHKGAKKLNVYKKRMIEKYLEQWSWEQMASGEAIDYPHLTHRVQRYEDVPDTAFVTFEFSPAAEKLIAFCIEAEKSPLYERAVLMLFDLFGLRRDAYDRFHNEEAYLADMNGSGDYKKVLLDYIAGRRVLDIGPGGGVLLDLIEQEKPDVEPIGIDISANVIEALERKKQREGRRWQVMKGDALQLDQYVQPGTVDTVIFSSILHELYSYIEHEGRRFNPNTVATALRSAFDVMTPGGRILIRDGIMTEPETQKRRIRFMEPDGMQWLERYAADFQGRSIAFDRISDNEAVLNVNDAMEFLYTYTWGPDAYVHEIQEQFGIFTPSAYERCIKETLGDQADIILLKHFLQKGYTEALNDRIVFMDEDGMPASLPDSTCLIVIKKKERAEQ; this is translated from the coding sequence GTGTTAAAAGCGTTGAAGGCGATTCAAACTTGGAAATCGGGGGACCTGTCTGTAGCGGGACAGTCTCCGTCGTGGCTGCAATTATTGTTGGCCGCCGAAAGGCCGAACATCAATCTGGAGCGTGTCCGTGCCATCGCCGAGCTCGAAACGAATAATCCGGTGCTCGACTATGTGGAGCGAACGCTTCAGGTGCTGGACGGTTTGCACGTTTCCTTTTGGGTACGCGAGATCGTGGAGGAAGTGCTGGCCTGGTCCGAAACGGCGAAGGCAGGAACATTGCAGCAGCGCAGGATGTGGCTGTCCGAAGGCATCAATTTGTTTGTGCACAACATCGGTTCCGCCCAACTGTACGTTCGGTATGCCGCAGCGCCAAACGCCGGTTCTGCGGTTCTGCGCGAAAATGAGGATGGGGGCACATACGCCGGAGTTCCGGGCGATTCATCGATCCTGGGAACTTCGGGTTCTTCCGCCCAGCATGAACAAGGAGACGATGTCCCGGCATTGTCGCCAAGGCAGGAAATGGTCCGCACGCTGATCGCGACGCATGGTTTGATCGGGCAGTACATCCGCGGGGAAATTCCGTTTGCCGAGAACCTTCCGGTACGTCGACTGTTTGCGGCAGGATGGGTGGACAAAGACGAGCTCAGGACACTGCTGCTGGCGCTGAATGAATGCGTGATTGCGGGTGTCGATCCACAGCTTTGGCAGGACGTGCAATCCGAGGTGCGACGTATTGTCGGCTGGATCATCGAAGAGCCTGAACGCCATGAATGGACCTTGAAGGAACGGCTGTCCCGGCTCAGAAGCGCCTCCGTCAAACAGGGCGAACCGCTGGACGAGGCTTATGCACGATTGGAAAAGTCGCTGGACGTCGAGGCGGAACTGGCGCCGCTCGCGGATCGCACGTTATGGTACGTGGAGGCAGCTTTGCAGCACTTTTCCTTCAATGAAATGGTGCAGATTTTCCGGCTCGCCCTGAGGGACCTGGAAATGCACAAGCCTGACGGCGGCAGGACGGCTGGATGCGTGCGTCATATCAGCTTCGAACCCCTGATGAACACGATGTATTATGACCACAAAGGTGCCAAAAAGCTGAATGTGTACAAAAAGCGCATGATTGAAAAGTATTTGGAGCAGTGGTCCTGGGAGCAGATGGCATCAGGGGAGGCCATAGATTATCCGCATTTGACCCATCGCGTGCAGCGATACGAGGACGTGCCGGATACGGCGTTCGTGACGTTCGAATTTTCGCCGGCTGCGGAGAAGCTGATCGCTTTCTGCATCGAAGCCGAGAAATCGCCGCTGTACGAACGGGCCGTGCTGATGCTGTTTGATTTGTTCGGCTTAAGGCGCGATGCTTACGACCGTTTCCATAACGAAGAAGCATATCTGGCCGACATGAACGGCTCGGGGGATTACAAAAAAGTGCTGCTGGACTATATCGCGGGCCGGCGGGTGCTGGACATCGGGCCCGGCGGAGGCGTGCTGTTGGATTTGATCGAGCAGGAGAAGCCGGATGTAGAGCCGATCGGCATCGATATTTCAGCCAATGTGATCGAAGCGCTTGAACGCAAGAAACAGCGGGAAGGCCGCCGCTGGCAAGTGATGAAAGGAGATGCTCTGCAGCTGGATCAATACGTGCAGCCTGGCACGGTGGATACGGTCATTTTTTCATCCATATTGCATGAGCTCTACTCCTATATTGAACACGAGGGCAGACGATTCAACCCGAATACGGTGGCGACAGCGCTTCGCAGCGCCTTTGACGTGATGACTCCGGGGGGCCGGATTCTGATTCGCGACGGAATCATGACGGAACCTGAAACGCAGAAACGGCGCATCCGTTTCATGGAGCCCGACGGGATGCAGTGGCTGGAGCGGTATGCTGCCGATTTTCAGGGAAGGTCCATTGCATTCGACCGGATATCCGATAACGAAGCGGTGCTCAACGTGAATGATGCGATGGAATTTCTGTATACGTACACCTGGGGGCCGGATGCTTACGTCCATGAAATCCAGGAGCAATTCGGCATATTTACTCCGTCCGCCTACGAACGCTGCATCAAAGAAACGCTTGGCGACCAGGCAGACATTATCCTGTTGAAACACTTTTTGCAGAAAGGGTATACGGAAGCGCTGAACGATCGCATTGTTTTCATGGACGAGGACGGTATGCCTGCTTCGCTGCCGGACAGTACCTGCTTGATCGTGATCAAGAAGAAGGAGCGTGCAGAGCAGTGA
- a CDS encoding bifunctional cytochrome P450/NADPH--P450 reductase codes for MVQHSVPQPKTFGPLGNLPQLNFEEPVQSLVQLAGEYGPIFRMELPGRSELYISGHELVAEVCDESRFDKRVWAPLEKVRAFAGDGLFTSWTEEPNWKKAHNVLLPSFSQRAMQGYHQKMLDLAVQLVQKWSRLNPDETVNVPEDMTRLTLDTIGLCGFNYRFNSFYREDPHPFITSMVRSLDEAMSSLQRLRLQDKLMFAKKKQFEQDIRTMFSLVDHIIAERKAKPVEGADDLLSHMLSGKDPETGETLDDENIRYQIITFLIAGHETTSGLLSFAIYYLLKNPDKLAKAQAEADRILKDPLPSYNQVRELKYVRMVLNEALRLWPTAPAFSLYAKQDTVLAGKYPLQKGDSVSVLIPKLHRDREAWGEDVEAFRPERFEDPSKVPHDAYKPFGNGQRACIGQQFALQEATLVLGMVLKHFELIDHADYQLKVKETLTLKPDNFTIRVRVRESQPVMAAPGIAVQEPVSATIAPANKEPNLMNAHRTPMLVLYGSNLGTAEGIAREIADTARYQGFHSEVAALDQRVGKLPKEGVVIIVSASYNGQPPSNAKAFVEWLEHADSGEFNGVRYTVMGCGDHNWASTYQRVPHLIDELLSAKGAERLAPLGESDASGDFEQQVDRWNERLWPELAEKLGLELNVNSESERSSLSVQFVNGLAVTPLAETYDAHIATVVENRELHDAGSDRSTRHLEIRLPEGAVYKEGDHLGVLPHNPPELVERVLRRYGFNGTEHLVLDASGRSAAHLPLNQPVNLFDLLTHSVELQEAATRAQLRELAAYTVCPPHKKELEALLDEAAYLEKVRGKRVSMLDFLIRYEACELPFERFLELLPPLKARYYSISSSPRVQPGQASITVSVVRGPAWSGEGEYKGIASNYLAGLQPGEEIVMFVRTPESGFELPEQAGVPIIMVGPGTGVAPFRGFLQARRVLKEQGAELGEAHLYFGCRNPEHDYLYKQELEQAEREGLVTLHTAFSRIQGEEKCYVQHRMNQDASRLVSLLEQGGHLYICGDGSRMAPDVEATLKEAYATVTGSTAQQAEAWLEQLQQQGRYAKDVWTGI; via the coding sequence ATGGTGCAACATTCAGTGCCTCAACCGAAAACCTTTGGACCTCTGGGCAATTTGCCGCAGTTGAATTTTGAAGAGCCGGTTCAATCTCTTGTGCAGCTGGCGGGTGAATACGGCCCCATTTTCCGCATGGAGCTGCCGGGACGAAGCGAGCTGTACATTTCGGGTCACGAGTTGGTTGCCGAAGTATGCGACGAATCGAGATTTGACAAGCGGGTATGGGCACCCTTGGAGAAGGTAAGGGCTTTTGCCGGCGACGGATTATTTACCAGCTGGACGGAAGAGCCGAACTGGAAGAAAGCTCATAACGTGCTTTTGCCGAGCTTTAGTCAGCGCGCCATGCAGGGGTATCATCAGAAAATGCTGGATTTAGCCGTGCAGCTTGTGCAAAAATGGTCGCGCCTCAATCCTGACGAAACGGTCAACGTGCCGGAAGACATGACCCGGTTGACGCTGGATACGATCGGCCTGTGCGGGTTCAACTATCGGTTCAACAGTTTTTATCGCGAGGACCCGCATCCGTTTATTACCAGCATGGTGCGTTCGCTTGATGAAGCCATGAGCTCGCTTCAGCGGCTGCGGCTGCAGGACAAACTGATGTTTGCGAAAAAGAAACAATTCGAACAGGACATTCGCACCATGTTTTCGCTTGTGGATCACATCATCGCTGAGCGAAAGGCAAAGCCGGTCGAGGGGGCAGATGACCTGCTGTCACATATGCTTAGCGGCAAGGATCCCGAAACCGGAGAAACGTTGGATGACGAGAATATCCGTTATCAGATTATCACGTTTCTGATTGCCGGACATGAGACGACGAGCGGGTTGTTGTCGTTTGCCATTTATTATTTGCTGAAAAACCCGGACAAGCTTGCCAAAGCGCAGGCCGAGGCAGACCGCATTCTGAAAGATCCGCTCCCGAGTTATAACCAGGTCCGGGAACTCAAATATGTGCGCATGGTCCTGAACGAAGCGCTGCGGTTATGGCCGACGGCTCCCGCATTTTCGTTATACGCGAAGCAGGATACGGTGCTCGCAGGCAAATATCCGCTGCAAAAAGGGGACAGCGTCAGCGTCCTGATTCCCAAGCTGCATCGGGATCGCGAGGCGTGGGGCGAAGATGTGGAGGCATTCCGCCCGGAACGGTTCGAAGACCCGAGCAAGGTGCCGCATGATGCGTACAAACCGTTCGGAAATGGCCAGCGTGCCTGCATCGGGCAGCAATTTGCTTTGCAGGAGGCCACGCTCGTACTGGGGATGGTGCTGAAACATTTTGAACTCATCGATCATGCCGATTACCAGTTGAAAGTGAAAGAAACGTTGACGCTCAAGCCAGACAATTTCACCATTCGTGTGCGCGTGCGCGAAAGCCAGCCGGTCATGGCCGCTCCTGGCATCGCCGTCCAGGAACCGGTCTCAGCGACGATTGCGCCTGCAAACAAAGAGCCGAACCTGATGAATGCGCATCGCACGCCCATGCTTGTCCTGTACGGATCGAATCTGGGTACCGCGGAAGGCATTGCCCGGGAGATTGCTGATACCGCCAGGTATCAAGGCTTTCACAGTGAAGTGGCCGCACTGGATCAACGCGTCGGCAAGCTGCCGAAAGAAGGCGTGGTCATCATCGTCAGCGCTTCCTACAACGGCCAGCCTCCAAGCAATGCAAAAGCGTTTGTCGAATGGCTGGAGCATGCGGATTCGGGAGAGTTCAACGGCGTGCGTTACACGGTCATGGGATGCGGGGACCACAATTGGGCCAGCACATATCAACGCGTTCCGCATCTTATCGATGAGCTATTGTCCGCAAAAGGGGCCGAGCGCCTTGCCCCGCTTGGCGAGAGCGATGCCAGCGGTGATTTTGAACAACAGGTCGATCGCTGGAATGAACGTTTATGGCCCGAACTGGCAGAAAAGCTGGGTCTGGAGCTGAACGTCAACTCCGAGAGCGAACGCAGTTCCTTATCCGTGCAATTTGTCAACGGTTTGGCTGTCACCCCGCTGGCAGAAACCTATGATGCACATATCGCAACGGTCGTGGAGAATCGTGAACTGCACGATGCGGGGAGCGACCGCAGCACGCGCCATCTGGAGATTCGTTTACCGGAAGGCGCGGTCTACAAGGAAGGCGACCATCTGGGCGTACTGCCGCATAATCCGCCCGAATTGGTGGAGCGTGTGCTCCGCCGATACGGTTTCAACGGCACGGAGCATTTGGTACTGGACGCTTCCGGGCGCAGCGCGGCTCACCTGCCGTTGAACCAGCCGGTCAATTTGTTTGACCTGCTGACCCACAGCGTGGAATTGCAGGAGGCTGCGACGCGTGCGCAATTGCGCGAATTGGCCGCATATACGGTTTGTCCGCCTCACAAGAAAGAGCTTGAAGCACTGCTGGACGAAGCGGCTTATTTGGAGAAAGTGCGCGGCAAACGCGTTTCCATGCTGGATTTTCTTATCCGGTACGAGGCATGCGAGCTGCCGTTCGAGCGTTTTCTGGAGCTGCTCCCTCCGCTGAAGGCCAGGTACTACTCCATCTCCAGTTCACCCCGCGTTCAGCCGGGTCAGGCGAGCATTACGGTAAGTGTAGTGCGTGGACCAGCCTGGAGCGGAGAGGGCGAATACAAAGGCATTGCCTCCAACTATTTGGCCGGGCTGCAGCCGGGCGAAGAGATCGTGATGTTCGTGCGCACGCCCGAGTCGGGCTTTGAACTGCCGGAGCAGGCAGGCGTGCCGATCATCATGGTCGGCCCGGGCACCGGAGTGGCGCCGTTCCGCGGATTTTTGCAGGCTCGTCGCGTTTTGAAGGAACAGGGAGCCGAGCTTGGCGAAGCACACCTGTACTTTGGCTGCCGCAATCCCGAGCATGATTATTTGTACAAACAGGAGCTGGAGCAGGCTGAGCGAGAAGGGCTTGTGACGCTGCACACCGCTTTTTCCCGGATTCAGGGAGAGGAGAAATGTTATGTCCAGCATCGGATGAATCAGGATGCATCACGATTGGTTTCGCTGCTGGAGCAAGGCGGACACTTGTACATTTGCGGCGACGGCAGCCGAATGGCTCCGGACGTCGAAGCGACATTGAAGGAAGCCTACGCCACCGTAACCGGCAGCACGGCTCAGCAGGCGGAAGCATGGCTGGAACAACTGCAGCAGCAAGGGCGATACGCGAAGGATGTATGGACAGGGATTTAA
- a CDS encoding RidA family protein, with protein sequence MIEQRLEQLGIVLPRASAPAAKYANAVIVNGMMYVSGKGPNTAERGKLGDPFTTDQGYAFARNAGIEVLAVVQEVLGSLDRVERVVKIQGFVNATASYDEHHKVLNGCSDLMLDVFGERGVHARSVFGAASVRDDLPLIIDSIFQVKE encoded by the coding sequence ATGATTGAACAGCGACTGGAACAGCTTGGAATCGTATTGCCGCGGGCCAGCGCGCCGGCGGCCAAATATGCGAATGCGGTTATTGTGAACGGCATGATGTACGTATCGGGCAAAGGGCCGAATACGGCCGAGCGCGGGAAGCTGGGAGACCCGTTCACGACGGATCAAGGATATGCATTTGCCCGGAATGCAGGCATTGAAGTGCTGGCCGTTGTGCAGGAGGTGCTCGGTTCACTGGACAGGGTGGAACGTGTGGTCAAAATCCAAGGGTTTGTTAACGCTACCGCATCCTATGACGAGCATCACAAGGTGCTGAACGGCTGCTCCGACCTGATGCTCGACGTGTTCGGCGAACGCGGAGTACACGCCCGATCGGTGTTTGGCGCGGCATCGGTCAGGGATGACCTGCCGCTCATCATCGATTCCATTTTCCAAGTAAAGGAGTAG
- a CDS encoding GNAT family N-acetyltransferase, translating to MYTYKPMSIEHYDQALLLWARTPGLGISMEVDSEEGIAAYLKRNPGISHVCVDDEDQLVGTALCGHDGRRGYMYHVVVDTAHRGNQVATTLVRHCLEQLKKAGIFKCHLMVLDNNETGKRYWSEHGWHYRDNILLYSANTQTFSEAGA from the coding sequence ATGTATACATACAAGCCGATGTCGATTGAACACTATGACCAGGCTTTGCTGTTATGGGCCCGGACACCGGGGCTCGGCATCAGCATGGAGGTGGATTCGGAAGAGGGAATCGCGGCATATTTGAAACGTAATCCGGGAATCAGCCACGTTTGCGTGGACGATGAAGATCAGTTGGTCGGTACTGCGCTGTGCGGACATGACGGCAGACGCGGATACATGTATCACGTAGTTGTAGATACGGCCCACCGGGGGAATCAGGTGGCGACGACCTTGGTCAGGCATTGTCTGGAGCAGCTGAAGAAGGCAGGCATATTCAAGTGCCATCTGATGGTGCTGGACAACAACGAGACCGGCAAGCGGTATTGGTCGGAGCATGGATGGCACTATAGGGACAACATATTGCTTTATTCGGCCAATACGCAAACCTTTTCGGAAGCCGGGGCGTAG
- a CDS encoding glycosyl hydrolase — MGAPLFRDPIFDGAADPVLIWNRAEQAWWMVYTNRRATAGGPKFAWVHGTDLGVASSTDGGSTWTYRGTLTGLEHEWGHNTFWAPEIFWHEGTYHMYVSYIQGVPHDWPGHKRNILHYTSPDLLSWTFHGTLELSSDYVIDACVYPLPDGRFRMWYKDEANGSHTYAADSADLYHWKVIGPVITGRPHEGPNVFRFKGSYWMIVDEWRGQAVYRSEDLEHWAWNSLILDQPGTREDDGVIGLHADVVVQDDQAYIFYFTHPDRREGVEHASEPARRSSIQAARLDVVDGIMICPRNEELRMKLRPENESPMRSS; from the coding sequence ATGGGCGCACCTTTATTTCGAGATCCCATCTTTGATGGTGCAGCAGATCCGGTATTGATATGGAACCGCGCCGAACAGGCTTGGTGGATGGTATATACCAACCGCCGCGCAACGGCGGGCGGACCGAAGTTCGCCTGGGTGCACGGCACCGATCTTGGCGTTGCTTCTTCCACTGACGGCGGCAGCACCTGGACGTACCGCGGCACATTGACGGGATTGGAGCACGAATGGGGTCATAACACGTTTTGGGCACCGGAAATTTTCTGGCATGAGGGCACGTACCACATGTACGTGAGCTACATCCAAGGCGTCCCGCACGACTGGCCTGGACATAAGCGGAATATCCTGCATTATACGAGCCCCGACTTGTTGTCATGGACGTTTCACGGCACGCTGGAGCTCAGCTCGGACTACGTGATCGATGCCTGCGTCTACCCGCTGCCGGATGGCCGTTTCCGCATGTGGTACAAGGATGAAGCGAACGGTTCCCATACCTATGCCGCGGATAGCGCGGACCTGTACCATTGGAAAGTGATCGGTCCTGTCATAACAGGTCGGCCTCATGAGGGCCCGAACGTATTTCGTTTTAAGGGCAGCTATTGGATGATCGTGGACGAATGGAGGGGACAGGCCGTTTACCGTTCCGAAGATTTGGAACACTGGGCGTGGAACAGCCTCATTTTGGATCAGCCGGGCACCCGGGAGGATGACGGCGTCATCGGATTGCATGCCGACGTCGTTGTACAGGACGATCAGGCCTATATTTTTTATTTCACGCATCCGGATCGACGGGAGGGCGTGGAACATGCCAGCGAACCTGCACGCCGCAGCTCCATTCAGGCAGCACGGCTCGACGTCGTGGACGGGATCATGATCTGCCCGCGGAACGAAGAGCTTCGGATGAAGTTGCGGCCGGAGAACGAATCGCCGATGCGCAGCTCGTAA
- a CDS encoding aminoglycoside phosphotransferase family protein, whose translation MRLIGQGRTADIYEYSPGEIMKLYHADFPEAVVRHEFRITEMVGSKGLHIPEARLLHKEGNRLGIVFERIEGQTLLALLLGQILSAEETARMMAECHYGLHMQKDEERALPGQKHILEQAMMRVPMLGESEKQKVLADLRALPEHSQICHGDFHPDNVMLERVGGRCRVIDWMTGMSGDPAGDVARTWVILKSASLPEQAAAELHQAFETARSLLLDGYIEHYLRLSGMTWEQLEAWILPVAAARLDENLPEGEARHVLRFVRERLASH comes from the coding sequence TTGAGGCTGATCGGGCAGGGAAGAACCGCGGATATATATGAATATTCGCCAGGGGAGATCATGAAGCTGTACCATGCGGATTTCCCGGAGGCTGTCGTGCGGCACGAGTTTCGGATCACGGAGATGGTCGGCAGCAAAGGTTTGCACATCCCCGAGGCTCGCTTATTACATAAAGAAGGAAACCGTCTTGGCATCGTTTTTGAACGGATCGAAGGGCAAACGCTGCTTGCTCTGCTGCTCGGACAGATCCTATCTGCGGAGGAGACGGCCAGAATGATGGCGGAATGCCATTACGGGCTGCATATGCAGAAGGATGAAGAACGGGCCCTGCCTGGGCAAAAACATATTTTAGAACAGGCGATGATGCGTGTGCCCATGCTTGGGGAATCGGAAAAACAAAAGGTGCTGGCCGATCTTCGGGCGCTGCCGGAGCACAGCCAAATCTGCCACGGCGATTTTCATCCGGACAACGTCATGCTGGAACGGGTCGGCGGGCGCTGCCGGGTCATCGACTGGATGACAGGCATGTCCGGGGACCCGGCAGGGGATGTGGCGCGGACATGGGTCATATTGAAGAGCGCCAGCCTGCCGGAACAGGCGGCTGCAGAGCTGCATCAGGCGTTCGAGACGGCGCGCAGCCTGCTGCTGGACGGCTATATTGAGCATTACTTACGTTTGTCCGGCATGACATGGGAGCAGCTGGAAGCTTGGATTTTACCCGTTGCCGCCGCGCGGCTGGACGAAAATTTGCCGGAAGGGGAAGCAAGGCATGTGCTGCGTTTCGTGAGGGAGCGTCTGGCGTCCCATTGA
- a CDS encoding GNAT family N-acetyltransferase, producing MTQPDHSIDPIMLEFPERFETERLIIRASQWGDGRMVNEAVHESADQLAPWLPFARTLPTLEQSEIRARKNRLNFMERTDMVLYLLDKETGEFVGSSGLHRMNWEARSFEIGYWIRTSRSGQGLMGEAVRGIEQFAIRHLDANRLEIRCDARNRKSAKVAERAGYTLEGILRRTGRDPDGVLVDTMVFAKVRGVEFN from the coding sequence ATGACGCAACCCGATCATTCAATCGACCCGATTATGCTTGAATTTCCCGAACGTTTCGAAACGGAGCGGCTGATCATTCGTGCTTCGCAATGGGGAGACGGCCGGATGGTGAACGAAGCCGTCCACGAAAGCGCCGACCAGTTGGCGCCATGGCTGCCTTTTGCCAGAACGCTCCCCACGCTCGAACAATCCGAGATCCGCGCTCGCAAAAACAGGTTGAACTTTATGGAACGCACCGATATGGTCCTTTATTTGCTGGACAAGGAGACCGGCGAATTCGTGGGCAGCAGCGGTTTGCATCGCATGAACTGGGAAGCCCGTTCCTTCGAAATCGGTTACTGGATCAGAACGTCGCGTTCCGGACAAGGATTAATGGGCGAAGCCGTTAGAGGCATCGAGCAGTTTGCCATTCGGCATCTGGACGCCAATCGCCTTGAAATCCGCTGCGATGCCCGCAATCGAAAGAGCGCCAAAGTCGCCGAACGGGCCGGATACACGCTGGAGGGCATTTTGCGGAGAACCGGACGCGATCCGGACGGCGTGCTGGTGGACACGATGGTTTTTGCCAAAGTAAGAGGTGTCGAATTCAACTGA